One region of Wyeomyia smithii strain HCP4-BCI-WySm-NY-G18 chromosome 3, ASM2978416v1, whole genome shotgun sequence genomic DNA includes:
- the LOC129732161 gene encoding multidrug resistance-associated protein 1 isoform X5: protein MDDHPMDDFCGSVFWDYNLTWYTDNPDLTPCFQQTVLVWAPCAFLWLFFVIELYYLRNSRNRNVPWSVVNVSKIVVTSALLVLTLVDLIKAISTEGPVAPVYFYTPVIKMATFVFVAALVYLNKFYGMRTSGLLFLFWSLLTICSIPRCRTEVRLHQNRTESDSWAEYHFVSFFIFFFCSCVMLILNFFIDQPPQLTKYEVTEKDCPELSATFPSRLVFGWFDRLAWTGFKRPLVTEDLWNMKPEDASKEVSPLFMKYWNQTLDRTYKTYETNDVTSSASFKKQTSRVDFRTIKTKKIASILPALTKAFGRTFAFGSFLKLGQDLLTFASPQVLRLTIDFVGGDEPLWKGVFYATLLFVVAATQTLFLAQYFNRMFFVGLRIRTALISAIYRKALIISNSARKSTTVGEIVNLMAVDAQRFMDLTTYINMLWSAPLQIGLALFFLWDILGPSVLAGLAVMIILIPVNGVIANRIKTLQIKQMKNKDERVKLMNEVLSGIKVLKLYAWEPSFEQQILKIRDKEVKVLKSAAYLNAGTSFIWSCAPFLVSLVTFATYVLVDENNVLNATTAFVSLALFNILRFPLSMLPMLISNLVQTSVSVKRINKFLNQEELDPDNVQHDEKQSCPLLIENGVFSWGEDETTLKNINMRVEKNQLAAIVGTVGSGKSSVLSALLGEMEKISGRVNTVGRIAYVSQQAWIQNATLQNNILFGKPMDAKRYQKVIAACALKPDIDMLPGGDQTEIGEKGINLSGGQKQRVSLARAVYSDADIFFLDDPLSAVDSHVGKHIFEQVIGPNGLLAKKTRILVTHGITFLPNTDIIFVLKDGEISESGSYQELMDKKGSFAEFLIQHLQEVNDSDEDIDEIKAQIESNVSNEELKHKFERAISKRSRSGSTSDTGSGNESYSRQASDIGGSNTSLRQRTPEKKEEPLKNKLIEQEKSETGSVKWEVYKHYLKSIGLTLSLATVFLNLIFQAFSIGSNLWLSRWSTDAAATNDTSVRDMYLGVYGAFGAGQAITSFFCDLTPQLGTWNAAVNLHISLLSAMLRLPLVFFDVTPTGRVLSRFSKDIDVLDNTLPITVSELVYCLFEVVATLVVITISTPIFSAVIVPIGILYYMVQRFYVATSRQLKRLESVSRSPIYSHFGESIQGAQTIRAYSLQDRFINESDSRVDFNQVCYFPSIIANRWLAVRLEMVGNLIILFAALFAVMSRETMNPGLVGLSVSYALQITQTLNWLVRMTSDVETNIVAVERIKEYGETKQEAAWELPNNNLPRDWPEQGRVEFQDFQVRYREGLELVLKGISFTVQGGEKVGIVGRTGAGKSSLTLALFRIIESAGGKIIIDGQDISQLGLHALRSRLTIIPQDPVLFSGTMRINLDPFNVHSDEEIWKALEHAHLKAFVKGLTAGINHEVSEGGENLSVGQRQLICLARALLRKTKVLILDEATAAVDLETDDLIQRTIRTEFKDCTVLTIAHRLNTIMDSDKVIVLDKGQIVEYAAPNELLQSRSSAFYSMAKDAGLVKHH, encoded by the exons ATGGACGATCATCCGATGGATGATTTTTGCGGCTCCGTATTTTGG GATTACAATCTAACGTGGTACACGGATAATCCAGATTTAACACCATGCTTTCAACAAACGGTGCTAGTATGGGCACCATGCGCCTTTCTGTGGTTGTTTTTCGTTATCGAGTTATATTACCTGCGCAACAGTCGAAATCGTAACGTGCCTTGGAGTGTAGTGAATGTGTCGAAAATAGTTGTCACCAGTGCATTGCTTGTACTTACTTTGGTAGATCTAATAAAAGCAATCTCAACGGAGGGTCCGGTAGCACCGGTTTACTTCTACACACCAGTAATCAAAATGGCAACATTC GTATTTGTTGCTGCTTTAGTGTACTTAAATAAGTTCTACGGTATGCGAACTTCAGGGCTCttgtttctattttggtcaCTGCTTACGATATGTAGTATTCCACGGTGCCGAACTGAAGTTCGACTACACCAGAATCGAACGGAGTCAGATTCATGGGCCGAGTATCATTTTGTTagctttttcattttcttcttttgttCCTGCGTAATGTTAATACTGAACTTTTTCATCGATCAACCGCCCCAATTGACGAAATACGAAGTAACTGAAAAGGATTGCCCGGAACTGTCAGCAACATTTCCTTCGCGCCTTGTGTTTGGTTGGTTTGATAGGCTGGCCTGGACTGGTTTTAAAAGGCCTTTAGTTACGGAAGACCTGTGGAATATGAAACCAGAGGATGCTTCTAAGGAAGTTTCACCACTTTTCATGAAGTATTGGAACCAAACATTAGACCGTACCTACAAAACTTATGAGACAAACGATGTTACTAGCAGCGCTAGCTTTAAGAAGCAAACCTCTCGGGTTGATTTTCGAacaataaaaacgaaaaaaattgcATCAATTCTGCCAGCACTAACCAAGGCTTTTGGAAGAACTTTTGCCTTCGGATCGTTTCTTAAATTAGGCCAAGATTTACTGACGTTTGCCTCACCACAAGTTTTGCGATTAACGATAGATTTCGTCGGAGGAGATGAACCCTTGTGGAAAGGTGTATTTTACGCAACACTCTTATTCGTGGTCGCTGCCACACAGACTTTATTTTTGGCTCAGTACTTCAACCGCATGTTTTTCGTTGGGCTCCGAATTAGAACCGCACTGATTAGTGCCATTTATCGAAAAGCGCTTATTATTTCAAACAGCGCTAGGAAAAGTACGACCGTTGGAGAAATCGTAAACTTGATGGCTGTCGATGCGCAAAGATTCATGGATTTGACCACCTACATCAATATGTTGTGGAGCGCACCGCTGCAGATAGGGCTAGCATTATTTTTCCTGTGGGATATTCTCGGTCCCTCCGTGCTAGCAGGTCTAGCTGTGATGATAATTTTAATTCCCGTGAATGGAGTTATTGCGAACAGAATCAAAACTTTGCAGATCAAACAGATGAAAAACAAGGACGAACGAGTTAAACTCATGAATGAGGTGCTTAGCGGAATCAAG GTACTGAAGCTGTATGCCTGGGAACCAAGTTTTGAGCAGCAGATTTTAAAAATCCGTGATAAAGAAGTGAAAGTACTTAAATCGGCAGCCTATCTGAATGCAGGAACATCGTTCATTTGGTCTTGTGCTCCGTTTCTG GTATCCTTGGTCACTTTCGCAACTTATGTCTTGGTGGATGAGAATAATGTTCTGAACGCAACAACTGCTTTCGTATCACTAGCACTCTTCAATATCCTTCGGTTCCCACTATCGATGTTGCCTATGCTCATCTCTAACTTGGTGCAA ACCAGTGTATCGGTTAAACGTATTAACAAATTCTTAAACCAAGAAGAGTTGGACCCCGACAATGTGCAGCACGATGAAAAACAAT CCTGTCCGCTGTTGATTGAGAACGGTGTTTTCTCTTGGGGCGAGGATGAAACCACACTAAAGAATATCAACATgagagttgaaaaaaatcagctgGCTGCAATCGTCGGCACCGTCGGTTCGGGTAAAAGTTCTGTGTTGTCCGCGTTGTTGGGCGAAATGGAGAAAATCTCCGGTCGGGTTAACACAGTTGGACGAATCGCGTACGTCAGTCAGCAGGCATGGATTCAGAACGCAACTctacaaaataacattttatttGGCAAGCCAATGGATGCTAAGCGATATCAGAAAGTGATAGCCGCCTGTGCATTAAAACCGGACATTGATATGTTACCTGGAGGGGACCAGACTGAGATCGGTGAGAAAGGTATTAATCTGTCTGGTGGTCAGAAGCAACGTGTTTCACTAGCTCGTGCGGTGTACAGCGATGCGGATATTTTCTTCTTGGACGATCCCCTGAGTGCAGTTGATTCGCATGTCGGAAAACACATTTTCGAACAGGTTATTGGACCAAATGGGCTGCTGGCTAAAAAAACTCGCATACTTGTGACGCATGGCATCACGTTCCTACCGAATACggatataatttttgttttaaaagacGGTGAAATCTCAGAATCTGGATCATACCAAGAACTTATGGACAAAAAAGGATCATTTGCCGAGTTTTTGATCCAGCATCTGCAAGAAGTGAATGATAGTGACGAAGACATAGATGAAATCAAAGCGCAGATTGAGTCGAATGTTAGTAATGAAGAACTGAAACATAAGTTTGAACGAGCGATTAGTAAACGGTCTAGAAGTGGCAGTACATCGGACACTGGCTCTGGAAATGAATCATATTCCCGACAAGCTTCGGATATAGGAGGCAGTAACACTAGTTTGAGGCAACGAACGCCCGAGAAGAAAGAAGAACCTCTGAAAAATAAGCTCATTGAACAGGAGAAATCAGAAACAGGAAGC GTGAAATGGGAAGTTTACAAGCATTACCTTAAAAGCATTGGATTGACACTATCATTGGCTACAGTGTTcctaaatttgatatttcaAGCATTTTCCATAGGATCAAATTTATGGCTTTCGAGATGGTCCACCGACGCAGCAGCGACAAACGATACCAGCGTACGAGACATGTATCTTGGGGTTTATGGTGCATTCGGTGCCGGCCAAG CAATCACATCATTTTTCTGTGATCTTACGCCACAGCTGGGTACCTGGAATGCGGCTGTAAACTTGCACATCTCATTACTTTCTGCTATGCTTCGTCTACCGCTGGTGTTTTTCGATGTCACCCCAACCGGACGTGTTCTGTCTCGGTTTTCGAAAGATATCGATGTTCTCGATAATACCTTACCTATCACCGTCAGTGAATTGGTGTACTGTCTTTTTGAG GTGGTAGCCACATTAGTCGTAATAACAATTTCGACACCAATCTTCAGTGCCGTTATCGTTCCAATTGGCATTCTGTACTACATGGTGCAACGGTTCTATGTTGCTACTTCCCGCCAACTAAAACGGCTGGAATCCGTATCTCGTTCGCCGATTTATTCACACTTCGGTGAATCCATTCAGGGTGCCCAAACAATTCGCGCCTACAGCTTACAGGACAG ATTTATCAACGAATCAGACTCCCGCGTTGATTTCAACCAGGTCTGTTACTTTCCGAGTATCATTGCGAACCGATGGCTGGCTGTACGGTTGGAAATGGTAGGCAATTTGATTATCCTGTTTGCTGCCCTATTCGCGGTGATGAGTCGAGAAACAATGAACCCCGGTCTGGTGGGGTTATCCGTGTCATATGCGCTGCAAATAACACAAACGCTCAACTGGTTGGTTCGTATGACCTCGGATGTCGAGACAAACATAGTGGCCGTTGAACGTATCAAAGAGTATGGTGAGACGAAACAAGAGGCGGCATGGGAATTGCCAAATAACAATCTTCCTCGGGATTGGCCGGAGCAAGGCCGAGTGGAATTTCAAGATTTCCAAGTTCGGTACCGTGAAGGTCTTGAGCTGGTGCTGAAAGGAATTTCGTTTACAGTTCAAGGCGGAGAAAAAGTTGGAATCGTCGGACGAACAGGCGCTGGTAAATCAAGTTTAACGTTGGCATTGTTCCGTATTATTGAATCCGCAGGAGGGAAAATTATTATTGACGGCCAAGATATATCGCAACTGGGCTTACATGCCTTGAGATCGCGGTTAACAATTATTCCACAGGATCCGGTGTTGTTCTCGGGGACAATGCGTATTAATCTTGACCCTTTCAACGTTCATTCGGATGAGGAGATTTGGAAAGCGTTGGAGCATGCCCATCTAAAGGCATTCGTGAAAG GTCTCACGGCAGGCATTAACCATGAAGTCAGCGAAGGTGGTGAAAATCTATCAGTCGGGCAACGACAGTTAATTTGCTTGGCCCGTGCACTTTTGAGGAAAACTAAAGTACTTATTTTAGACGAAGCTACCGCCGCTGTTGATCTGGAAACAGATGATCTGATTCAG AGAACTATTCGCACCGAGTTTAAGGATTGCACCGTGCTGACGATAGCACATCGCCTCAACACCATTATGGATTCGGACAAGGTGATTGTGCTGGATAAGGGACAAATTGTAGAGTACGCTGCGCCAAACGAATTGTTACAAAGCAGATCATCGGCATTCTACAGTATGGCCAAAGACGCCGGACtcgt GAAGCATCATTAG
- the LOC129732161 gene encoding multidrug resistance-associated protein 1 isoform X7: MDDHPMDDFCGSVFWDYNLTWYTDNPDLTPCFQQTVLVWAPCAFLWLFFVIELYYLRNSRNRNVPWSVVNVSKIVVTSALLVLTLVDLIKAISTEGPVAPVYFYTPVIKMATFVFVAALVYLNKFYGMRTSGLLFLFWSLLTICSIPRCRTEVRLHQNRTESDSWAEYHFVSFFIFFFCSCVMLILNFFIDQPPQLTKYEVTEKDCPELSATFPSRLVFGWFDRLAWTGFKRPLVTEDLWNMKPEDASKEVSPLFMKYWNQTLDRTYKTYETNDVTSSASFKKQTSRVDFRTIKTKKIASILPALTKAFGRTFAFGSFLKLGQDLLTFASPQVLRLTIDFVGGDEPLWKGVFYATLLFVVAATQTLFLAQYFNRMFFVGLRIRTALISAIYRKALIISNSARKSTTVGEIVNLMAVDAQRFMDLTTYINMLWSAPLQIGLALFFLWDILGPSVLAGLAVMIILIPVNGVIANRIKTLQIKQMKNKDERVKLMNEVLSGIKVLKLYAWEPSFEQQILKIRDKEVKVLKSAAYLNAGTSFIWSCAPFLVSLVTFATYVLVDENNVLNATTAFVSLALFNILRFPLSMLPMLISNLVQTSVSVKRINKFLNQEELDPDNVQHDEKQSCPLLIENGVFSWGEDETTLKNINMRVEKNQLAAIVGTVGSGKSSVLSALLGEMEKISGRVNTVGRIAYVSQQAWIQNATLQNNILFGKPMDAKRYQKVIAACALKPDIDMLPGGDQTEIGEKGINLSGGQKQRVSLARAVYSDADIFFLDDPLSAVDSHVGKHIFEQVIGPNGLLAKKTRILVTHGITFLPNTDIIFVLKDGEISESGSYQELMDKKGSFAEFLIQHLQEVNDSDEDIDEIKAQIESNVSNEELKHKFERAISKRSRSGSTSDTGSGNESYSRQASDIGGSNTSLRQRTPEKKEEPLKNKLIEQEKSETGSVKWEVYKHYLKSIGLTLSLATVFLNLIFQAFSIGSNLWLSRWSTDAAATNDTSVRDMYLGVYGAFGAGQALSLYIGVLTVVMGGIKATLIIHQRLLGNLMRLPIAFFDTTPKGRIVARFSNDINTLDYSLPFNIKQFVPSVFRVVATLVVITISTPIFSAVIVPIGILYYMVQRFYVATSRQLKRLESVSRSPIYSHFGESIQGAQTIRAYSLQDRFINESDSRVDFNQVCYFPSIIANRWLAVRLEMVGNLIILFAALFAVMSRETMNPGLVGLSVSYALQITQTLNWLVRMTSDVETNIVAVERIKEYGETKQEAAWELPNNNLPRDWPEQGRVEFQDFQVRYREGLELVLKGISFTVQGGEKVGIVGRTGAGKSSLTLALFRIIESAGGKIIIDGQDISQLGLHALRSRLTIIPQDPVLFSGTMRINLDPFNVHSDEEIWKALEHAHLKAFVKGLTAGINHEVSEGGENLSVGQRQLICLARALLRKTKVLILDEATAAVDLETDDLIQRTIRTEFKDCTVLTIAHRLNTIMDSDKVIVLDKGQIVEYAAPNELLQSRSSAFYSMAKDAGLVKHH, from the exons ATGGACGATCATCCGATGGATGATTTTTGCGGCTCCGTATTTTGG GATTACAATCTAACGTGGTACACGGATAATCCAGATTTAACACCATGCTTTCAACAAACGGTGCTAGTATGGGCACCATGCGCCTTTCTGTGGTTGTTTTTCGTTATCGAGTTATATTACCTGCGCAACAGTCGAAATCGTAACGTGCCTTGGAGTGTAGTGAATGTGTCGAAAATAGTTGTCACCAGTGCATTGCTTGTACTTACTTTGGTAGATCTAATAAAAGCAATCTCAACGGAGGGTCCGGTAGCACCGGTTTACTTCTACACACCAGTAATCAAAATGGCAACATTC GTATTTGTTGCTGCTTTAGTGTACTTAAATAAGTTCTACGGTATGCGAACTTCAGGGCTCttgtttctattttggtcaCTGCTTACGATATGTAGTATTCCACGGTGCCGAACTGAAGTTCGACTACACCAGAATCGAACGGAGTCAGATTCATGGGCCGAGTATCATTTTGTTagctttttcattttcttcttttgttCCTGCGTAATGTTAATACTGAACTTTTTCATCGATCAACCGCCCCAATTGACGAAATACGAAGTAACTGAAAAGGATTGCCCGGAACTGTCAGCAACATTTCCTTCGCGCCTTGTGTTTGGTTGGTTTGATAGGCTGGCCTGGACTGGTTTTAAAAGGCCTTTAGTTACGGAAGACCTGTGGAATATGAAACCAGAGGATGCTTCTAAGGAAGTTTCACCACTTTTCATGAAGTATTGGAACCAAACATTAGACCGTACCTACAAAACTTATGAGACAAACGATGTTACTAGCAGCGCTAGCTTTAAGAAGCAAACCTCTCGGGTTGATTTTCGAacaataaaaacgaaaaaaattgcATCAATTCTGCCAGCACTAACCAAGGCTTTTGGAAGAACTTTTGCCTTCGGATCGTTTCTTAAATTAGGCCAAGATTTACTGACGTTTGCCTCACCACAAGTTTTGCGATTAACGATAGATTTCGTCGGAGGAGATGAACCCTTGTGGAAAGGTGTATTTTACGCAACACTCTTATTCGTGGTCGCTGCCACACAGACTTTATTTTTGGCTCAGTACTTCAACCGCATGTTTTTCGTTGGGCTCCGAATTAGAACCGCACTGATTAGTGCCATTTATCGAAAAGCGCTTATTATTTCAAACAGCGCTAGGAAAAGTACGACCGTTGGAGAAATCGTAAACTTGATGGCTGTCGATGCGCAAAGATTCATGGATTTGACCACCTACATCAATATGTTGTGGAGCGCACCGCTGCAGATAGGGCTAGCATTATTTTTCCTGTGGGATATTCTCGGTCCCTCCGTGCTAGCAGGTCTAGCTGTGATGATAATTTTAATTCCCGTGAATGGAGTTATTGCGAACAGAATCAAAACTTTGCAGATCAAACAGATGAAAAACAAGGACGAACGAGTTAAACTCATGAATGAGGTGCTTAGCGGAATCAAG GTACTGAAGCTGTATGCCTGGGAACCAAGTTTTGAGCAGCAGATTTTAAAAATCCGTGATAAAGAAGTGAAAGTACTTAAATCGGCAGCCTATCTGAATGCAGGAACATCGTTCATTTGGTCTTGTGCTCCGTTTCTG GTATCCTTGGTCACTTTCGCAACTTATGTCTTGGTGGATGAGAATAATGTTCTGAACGCAACAACTGCTTTCGTATCACTAGCACTCTTCAATATCCTTCGGTTCCCACTATCGATGTTGCCTATGCTCATCTCTAACTTGGTGCAA ACCAGTGTATCGGTTAAACGTATTAACAAATTCTTAAACCAAGAAGAGTTGGACCCCGACAATGTGCAGCACGATGAAAAACAAT CCTGTCCGCTGTTGATTGAGAACGGTGTTTTCTCTTGGGGCGAGGATGAAACCACACTAAAGAATATCAACATgagagttgaaaaaaatcagctgGCTGCAATCGTCGGCACCGTCGGTTCGGGTAAAAGTTCTGTGTTGTCCGCGTTGTTGGGCGAAATGGAGAAAATCTCCGGTCGGGTTAACACAGTTGGACGAATCGCGTACGTCAGTCAGCAGGCATGGATTCAGAACGCAACTctacaaaataacattttatttGGCAAGCCAATGGATGCTAAGCGATATCAGAAAGTGATAGCCGCCTGTGCATTAAAACCGGACATTGATATGTTACCTGGAGGGGACCAGACTGAGATCGGTGAGAAAGGTATTAATCTGTCTGGTGGTCAGAAGCAACGTGTTTCACTAGCTCGTGCGGTGTACAGCGATGCGGATATTTTCTTCTTGGACGATCCCCTGAGTGCAGTTGATTCGCATGTCGGAAAACACATTTTCGAACAGGTTATTGGACCAAATGGGCTGCTGGCTAAAAAAACTCGCATACTTGTGACGCATGGCATCACGTTCCTACCGAATACggatataatttttgttttaaaagacGGTGAAATCTCAGAATCTGGATCATACCAAGAACTTATGGACAAAAAAGGATCATTTGCCGAGTTTTTGATCCAGCATCTGCAAGAAGTGAATGATAGTGACGAAGACATAGATGAAATCAAAGCGCAGATTGAGTCGAATGTTAGTAATGAAGAACTGAAACATAAGTTTGAACGAGCGATTAGTAAACGGTCTAGAAGTGGCAGTACATCGGACACTGGCTCTGGAAATGAATCATATTCCCGACAAGCTTCGGATATAGGAGGCAGTAACACTAGTTTGAGGCAACGAACGCCCGAGAAGAAAGAAGAACCTCTGAAAAATAAGCTCATTGAACAGGAGAAATCAGAAACAGGAAGC GTGAAATGGGAAGTTTACAAGCATTACCTTAAAAGCATTGGATTGACACTATCATTGGCTACAGTGTTcctaaatttgatatttcaAGCATTTTCCATAGGATCAAATTTATGGCTTTCGAGATGGTCCACCGACGCAGCAGCGACAAACGATACCAGCGTACGAGACATGTATCTTGGGGTTTATGGTGCATTCGGTGCCGGCCAAG CACTATCCCTATACATAGGCGTGCTTACCGTAGTAATGGGTGGCATCAAGGCTACGCTAATTATACATCAACGTTTGCTCGGTAACCTGATGAGATTGCCTATAGCGTTTTTTGATACAACACCGAAGGGGCGCATAGTAGCACGTTTTTCCAACGACATTAACACTCTGGACTATAGTTTGCCATTCAACATCAAACAGTTCGTACCGTCTGTGTTTAGG GTGGTAGCCACATTAGTCGTAATAACAATTTCGACACCAATCTTCAGTGCCGTTATCGTTCCAATTGGCATTCTGTACTACATGGTGCAACGGTTCTATGTTGCTACTTCCCGCCAACTAAAACGGCTGGAATCCGTATCTCGTTCGCCGATTTATTCACACTTCGGTGAATCCATTCAGGGTGCCCAAACAATTCGCGCCTACAGCTTACAGGACAG ATTTATCAACGAATCAGACTCCCGCGTTGATTTCAACCAGGTCTGTTACTTTCCGAGTATCATTGCGAACCGATGGCTGGCTGTACGGTTGGAAATGGTAGGCAATTTGATTATCCTGTTTGCTGCCCTATTCGCGGTGATGAGTCGAGAAACAATGAACCCCGGTCTGGTGGGGTTATCCGTGTCATATGCGCTGCAAATAACACAAACGCTCAACTGGTTGGTTCGTATGACCTCGGATGTCGAGACAAACATAGTGGCCGTTGAACGTATCAAAGAGTATGGTGAGACGAAACAAGAGGCGGCATGGGAATTGCCAAATAACAATCTTCCTCGGGATTGGCCGGAGCAAGGCCGAGTGGAATTTCAAGATTTCCAAGTTCGGTACCGTGAAGGTCTTGAGCTGGTGCTGAAAGGAATTTCGTTTACAGTTCAAGGCGGAGAAAAAGTTGGAATCGTCGGACGAACAGGCGCTGGTAAATCAAGTTTAACGTTGGCATTGTTCCGTATTATTGAATCCGCAGGAGGGAAAATTATTATTGACGGCCAAGATATATCGCAACTGGGCTTACATGCCTTGAGATCGCGGTTAACAATTATTCCACAGGATCCGGTGTTGTTCTCGGGGACAATGCGTATTAATCTTGACCCTTTCAACGTTCATTCGGATGAGGAGATTTGGAAAGCGTTGGAGCATGCCCATCTAAAGGCATTCGTGAAAG GTCTCACGGCAGGCATTAACCATGAAGTCAGCGAAGGTGGTGAAAATCTATCAGTCGGGCAACGACAGTTAATTTGCTTGGCCCGTGCACTTTTGAGGAAAACTAAAGTACTTATTTTAGACGAAGCTACCGCCGCTGTTGATCTGGAAACAGATGATCTGATTCAG AGAACTATTCGCACCGAGTTTAAGGATTGCACCGTGCTGACGATAGCACATCGCCTCAACACCATTATGGATTCGGACAAGGTGATTGTGCTGGATAAGGGACAAATTGTAGAGTACGCTGCGCCAAACGAATTGTTACAAAGCAGATCATCGGCATTCTACAGTATGGCCAAAGACGCCGGACtcgt GAAGCATCATTAG